One segment of Thermosynechococcus sp. HN-54 DNA contains the following:
- a CDS encoding alpha/beta hydrolase encodes MAIARTRKKWQWFSLLGVAATFWGQTGLAAEQISLVYPPFGTFNIQVSDLATFAKTGNTSPELRFLIQLLPSDQEPNLREGLTTRMDLEPTTVSQFVSSPIGQVFLERIGQVIRADNDVNGGQALGEALKTAASSSSGITLLSVLQAFPGKSVKVNGELGLKAVGAFTRAVNQEQRAQDFIERLAQLQPKTPLPASSLNPAQKGSFQWQKQKIEFTNPNRTTGPIPADLYVPTGITAPAPLIVISHGLASDRTTFAYLAEHLASHGLAVLAVTHPGSDASRINSFLSGAPLDYENLPKDWAQRPLDLKFGVDAVAALVQKNPALKIDTNNVGLFGHSMGGFTVLAAAGGTVDWNAVKQRCLAAANDLFIFNISVPLQCRSLGLSDVPSALADLRVKSVIAVNPVSSILIGEGGMANIKVPTLIVSSSRDVFAPPLEEQVLPFTWLQTQPKYLAMLVPGTHFSVVGVSEAGVLPVPNDLIGPNPQLAQPFFKGLAEAFFGVFNQKNESLRPFLSQTFVNQVAQPTFQAYWVDRINPQQLQEVLAGRIGSQPRR; translated from the coding sequence ATGGCGATCGCACGCACAAGGAAAAAATGGCAGTGGTTCTCCCTCTTGGGCGTGGCTGCAACATTTTGGGGACAGACAGGACTTGCTGCCGAGCAAATTAGCCTTGTTTATCCGCCCTTCGGCACCTTCAACATTCAAGTGAGCGACCTTGCCACATTTGCCAAAACGGGTAATACCAGTCCAGAGCTAAGGTTTTTAATTCAATTGCTTCCTAGTGACCAAGAGCCAAACCTGCGGGAAGGCCTAACAACCCGCATGGACTTAGAACCCACCACCGTCAGTCAGTTTGTCAGCAGCCCTATTGGTCAAGTTTTCTTAGAGCGTATTGGCCAAGTCATTCGTGCAGACAATGATGTCAATGGTGGCCAAGCGCTTGGTGAAGCCCTGAAAACCGCCGCTAGTTCCTCCTCAGGCATTACCCTACTCTCAGTGCTACAGGCCTTTCCTGGCAAGAGTGTTAAAGTCAATGGTGAGTTGGGTCTGAAGGCAGTTGGAGCCTTTACCCGTGCAGTGAATCAAGAACAACGGGCGCAAGACTTTATCGAACGCTTGGCGCAACTCCAACCGAAAACACCTCTGCCAGCCAGTAGCCTTAATCCTGCCCAAAAGGGTTCCTTTCAGTGGCAAAAGCAAAAAATTGAATTTACCAATCCCAATCGCACCACAGGCCCCATTCCCGCAGATCTCTATGTTCCAACAGGAATCACGGCGCCTGCACCTCTAATTGTCATTTCCCACGGTTTAGCCTCAGACCGCACGACGTTTGCCTACTTGGCAGAGCACCTCGCCAGTCATGGATTGGCAGTTTTGGCAGTCACTCACCCCGGTTCGGATGCCAGCCGAATTAATAGTTTTCTCTCTGGGGCGCCCCTCGACTACGAGAACTTGCCAAAGGATTGGGCGCAACGCCCCCTTGACTTGAAATTTGGTGTGGATGCTGTAGCGGCTTTGGTTCAGAAAAATCCAGCCCTGAAAATTGACACCAATAATGTGGGGCTATTTGGCCACTCGATGGGGGGCTTCACCGTGTTGGCGGCAGCAGGGGGTACTGTTGATTGGAATGCAGTGAAACAACGCTGTCTAGCAGCGGCGAATGATCTCTTTATCTTCAATATCTCAGTGCCTTTGCAATGTCGTAGTCTTGGCCTTTCTGATGTGCCCTCTGCACTGGCGGATTTGCGGGTCAAGTCAGTAATTGCTGTCAATCCTGTGAGCAGTATCCTGATTGGTGAAGGGGGGATGGCCAATATCAAGGTGCCCACGCTGATTGTTTCCAGTAGTCGGGATGTCTTTGCGCCACCTTTGGAGGAGCAGGTCTTACCCTTTACGTGGTTGCAGACTCAGCCCAAGTACCTTGCCATGCTCGTGCCCGGTACCCATTTCTCGGTGGTGGGGGTCAGTGAAGCGGGAGTCTTGCCAGTTCCCAATGATCTGATTGGCCCAAACCCACAGTTGGCACAGCCCTTTTTCAAGGGACTGGCGGAGGCTTTCTTTGGCGTCTTCAATCAAAAAAATGAATCCTTGCGTCCGTTTCTGAGTCAAACCTTCGTCAATCAGGTGGCTCAGCCCACTTTTCAAGCCTACTGGGTGGATCGCATCAATCCGCAGCAGTTGCAAGAGGTGCTAGCGGGTCGGATTGGTTCTCAACCAAGGAGGTAA